One window of the Endomicrobium proavitum genome contains the following:
- a CDS encoding metallophosphoesterase, giving the protein MFSNGKNLTTIASLNSQIFRLPNLPINNMLIGILSDTHDSLVCIKQAIEFFNLRNVNLVLHCGDIFSPSAAQEFAKLNCGFKAVFGNNDFERAALENIISSFGIIKPEPFEFTIENKKFVMSHRPLLHVSKEYNYIFYGHTHKPKIEKSEETLFLNPGEACGSRYGRKTVALLNASNNIAEIFDLDSFL; this is encoded by the coding sequence ATGTTTAGCAACGGCAAAAACTTAACGACTATAGCTTCTCTAAACTCTCAAATTTTCCGGCTCCCTAATCTTCCTATAAATAATATGTTAATAGGCATACTTTCAGACACTCATGACAGTTTAGTTTGTATAAAACAGGCAATAGAGTTCTTTAATCTCCGCAATGTAAATTTGGTTTTACATTGCGGAGATATTTTTTCGCCTTCTGCGGCGCAAGAATTTGCTAAACTTAACTGCGGGTTTAAAGCTGTTTTCGGCAATAACGATTTTGAACGCGCGGCGCTTGAAAATATAATTTCAAGTTTTGGAATTATAAAACCGGAGCCGTTTGAGTTTACAATAGAAAATAAAAAATTTGTTATGTCTCACAGACCTCTTTTACATGTTAGCAAAGAATATAATTATATTTTTTACGGACACACGCATAAACCAAAGATAGAAAAAAGCGAAGAAACGTTGTTTCTAAACCCGGGCGAAGCTTGCGGGTCGCGCTACGGCAGAAAAACCGTCGCGCTTCTAAACGCTTCAAATAATATCGCGGAAATTTTTGATTTAGACAGTTTTTTATAA
- a CDS encoding ShlB/FhaC/HecB family hemolysin secretion/activation protein yields MNKMKKRISVFLAMLTVLASFNFAFAQSVLPPGEHERQQILQQQEQEKQYKENIRNILETQRVRDSRVKEGIVLPEGGGAAEDIMQSDADTIYKFDKIVVIGNKIFSGKTLHKAVLKQFLNKPINKYNVSLLQSMLLKYYISRGYITTKVYFDPEQINIIDNKETGQTETTFIVIVEEGKTGKISLEQVTKDNASKTVSKIGKFRNNARLFFAFPFAVNKPVNMNVFEQGLDQMNRLQSNNVTMEIAPAADKRALEQAYSNIVIINNQNPLAGGVASGARTTFLNLNYNNGGSKSTGEQVLNLSVSQDNLLSINDNIYISYTENSDSLFNLDKKDSSVDYGQSHAYKTLDMFNNDDEKKKFSKALQGAVSFPFGYWTLNASLNYSNYKSTVEGQYTRFHITGQSLSQAYTLDRVIYRTQIYKLNFGSGVEIKDTESYIRDVRSETGSGRRSNVSVYFNNVIYTSLGTIILKPSYQRGVSWFGSKTDADTYMNYEMLSSDPRLEYNLLKLYLYFNTGFSIPLLTKNKNSGVRNRLPLSYTLTIDSQYSFNSLYGANQFSVGGEYSTRGFKESSISGDNGFYARNDFKVNALQLMPNVLTGSAAMKYKTVFLLGDSLNSLLAKTHLSVFYDFGYVEDKYEDIYDKEYNSKSGYMMGAGASLNYYGQYINMSLVYAKGLHSPKYLQTRDNMSKEEEAVYWKVGVSW; encoded by the coding sequence ATGAATAAAATGAAAAAGCGTATTTCCGTATTTTTAGCTATGTTAACTGTGTTGGCGTCTTTTAATTTTGCATTTGCCCAATCTGTGCTGCCGCCGGGGGAACATGAGCGGCAACAGATTCTTCAACAGCAGGAGCAGGAAAAGCAGTACAAGGAAAACATAAGAAATATTTTGGAAACGCAAAGGGTAAGAGACAGCAGGGTTAAAGAGGGCATTGTGCTTCCTGAGGGCGGCGGCGCTGCGGAAGATATTATGCAGTCCGACGCGGATACTATTTATAAGTTTGACAAAATAGTAGTAATTGGAAATAAAATTTTTTCCGGCAAAACATTGCATAAAGCCGTATTAAAGCAATTCCTAAACAAACCTATAAACAAATATAACGTTTCGCTGCTGCAATCTATGCTTTTAAAATACTATATCAGCAGAGGGTATATTACGACAAAAGTCTATTTTGACCCGGAACAAATAAATATAATAGACAATAAAGAAACGGGACAAACGGAAACGACTTTTATTGTAATAGTAGAAGAAGGAAAAACCGGCAAGATATCACTGGAGCAGGTTACAAAAGATAACGCAAGCAAAACCGTTTCAAAAATCGGAAAATTTAGAAATAACGCCCGCCTTTTTTTTGCATTCCCGTTTGCCGTCAATAAGCCTGTTAATATGAATGTTTTTGAGCAGGGTTTAGACCAAATGAACAGGCTGCAGTCAAACAACGTTACAATGGAAATTGCTCCGGCTGCAGACAAACGTGCGTTAGAGCAAGCATACTCCAATATTGTAATTATTAACAATCAAAACCCGCTTGCCGGCGGAGTTGCCTCCGGCGCAAGAACTACATTCCTAAATTTAAATTACAACAACGGCGGTTCAAAATCTACAGGCGAACAAGTTTTGAATTTAAGCGTAAGTCAGGATAATTTGCTTTCTATTAACGACAACATATATATAAGTTACACGGAAAACAGCGACAGTTTATTTAACTTGGATAAAAAAGATTCGTCTGTAGATTACGGACAAAGCCACGCGTATAAAACGTTGGACATGTTTAATAATGACGATGAAAAAAAGAAATTCAGCAAAGCGTTGCAGGGCGCCGTGTCGTTTCCTTTCGGGTATTGGACGCTTAACGCGTCTTTAAATTATTCTAACTATAAAAGCACGGTTGAAGGTCAATACACTCGTTTTCATATAACGGGGCAATCGTTAAGCCAAGCTTATACTTTGGACAGAGTAATATACAGAACGCAGATTTATAAATTAAATTTTGGAAGCGGAGTGGAAATAAAAGATACCGAAAGTTATATAAGAGACGTAAGAAGCGAAACGGGAAGCGGCAGAAGAAGCAATGTGTCCGTATATTTTAACAACGTAATATATACAAGTTTGGGAACGATAATATTAAAACCTTCTTACCAAAGAGGAGTAAGTTGGTTTGGGTCAAAGACCGATGCCGACACTTACATGAATTATGAAATGCTCAGCAGCGACCCAAGACTTGAGTATAATTTGTTAAAATTGTATCTGTATTTTAATACGGGGTTTTCTATTCCTCTGCTTACAAAAAACAAAAATTCCGGCGTTAGAAATAGACTTCCGCTGTCTTATACTTTAACAATAGATTCGCAGTATAGTTTTAACAGCCTTTACGGAGCAAATCAGTTTAGCGTAGGCGGAGAGTATTCTACAAGAGGTTTTAAAGAAAGTTCTATAAGCGGCGATAACGGATTTTACGCAAGGAATGATTTTAAGGTAAACGCGTTGCAGCTTATGCCGAATGTTTTAACCGGCAGCGCGGCAATGAAATATAAAACGGTATTTTTGCTTGGCGATTCGTTAAATTCGCTGCTTGCAAAAACGCATTTGTCCGTGTTTTATGATTTCGGATATGTAGAAGATAAATATGAAGATATATACGATAAAGAATACAATTCAAAAAGCGGTTATATGATGGGAGCGGGAGCGTCTTTAAATTATTACGGGCAATATATAAATATGTCGTTAGTTTACGCTAAAGGATTGCATAGCCCAAAATATTTGCAAACAAGAGACAATATGTCAAAAGAAGAAGAAGCTGTTTATTGGAAAGTTGGAGTAAGCTGGTAG